A genome region from Serinus canaria isolate serCan28SL12 chromosome 19, serCan2020, whole genome shotgun sequence includes the following:
- the AKAP1 gene encoding A-kinase anchor protein 1, mitochondrial, with product MALRFRNFVPYAIPGVLALLGCWWIYSWRKKHSGYYNKQAIAIAREKQEEVSESGARPKPEACVPRRVPLLSEEECLEKPAPSSLLSAGPTTPSPLRPAHERPHLSRDPPDLSATTAGPSPREDDSEQLELVGSREGSGVPARASLPLLSGSSECDQNMVLGQGSAANQGQQPQESLGVTEDISSTEQSDESSFKPPKEKQMPGIVQSDTGSVTACCLGLEKEASTPQASLSEAEVSGHEDSAVSVLLGRLESTCPKQSREEEMSESITGTVPVCQKDTQPKGEELEREKIGGVSLDKEVEKIEQVAIQIISKVILAATEEVLSGSAGDASPWLCQASRAEAPLGMESVAASAQVPVEGATAADESVAAGSGAEEHGQGVTDCSSHVCWASPVQGSTEDCQVKSCVCSESQGVGRTHVENSLEKSPLSMEDSGYGTHTPGGGTSVEEPLQSTVLSVTSEQHSDSLSTSSAPDTSAEQSLVPGETPSAPGLPEGSTVPYSNGILKEDGPDMSQECSSAPGTDGDHSEGSDVNSVDFVDSGNAMRKTVARQNAKLEGGSSKPDFVIWEIEVPKELVGRLIGKQGRFMSYLRQASGAKIYVSTLPYFRDSQVCHIEGTSHQVEKVLSLIGKKFKELCLTNIYTLPPPMPLPLHSLLVSAWLFLPDGVTVEVVVAHQVDAGHMFLQQHTHPTFHVLRSLDQQMFACYSQPEIPTLPTPVEVGIICAAPGLDGAWLRAQVISYFEETDEVELKYVDYGGYDKVKVDTLRQIRSDFLTLPFQGAEVLLDNVVPLPDEDHFSPEADAAVSEMTRGAVLVAQVTNYDSVTGLPLIQLWNLMGDEVVSINRTLVERGFARWLDY from the exons ATGGCTTTACGCTTCCGCAATTTCGTCCCTTATGCCATTCCCGGAGTGCTGGCGCTTCTTGGCTGCTGGTGGATCTATTCCTGGAGGAAAAAGCACTCAGGCTATTACAACAAACAAGCAATAGCCATCGCaagggagaagcaggaggaagtATCGGAGAGTGGTGCACGTCCCAAACCAGAAGCATGTGTCCCTCGGAGAGTGCCTCTTCTGTCGGAAGAGGAGTGCCTGGAGAagccagcccccagctccctgctgtccgCGGGGCCGACGACGCCCTCTCCCCTGCGCCCAGCTCACGAGAGGCCACATCTCTCACGGGACCCCCCAGACCTGTCGGCCACGACAGCTGGGCCCAGCCCCCGCGAGGACGACAGTGAGCAGCTGGAATTGGTAGGATCTCGAGAGGGAAGTGGTGTCCCTGCTCGTGCCTcgctgcctctgctctctgggagcTCAGAGTGTGACCAGAACATGGTGCTGGGGCAAGGCTCGGCGGCAAACCAaggccagcagccacaggagtCTTTGGGAGTCACGGAGGacatcagcagcacagagcagtcgGATGAGTCTTCATTTAAGCCCCCTAAGGAAAAGCAGATGCCAGGAATTGTGCAGTCAGATACTGGCTCTGTGACAGCCTGTTGCTTGGGACTGGAGAAAGAAGCCAGTACCCCACAAGCCTCTCTCAGTGAAGCTGAAGTATCAGGTCACGAGGATTCTGCAGTGAGTGTGTTACTAGGGCGTTTGGAGTCTACCTGTCCAAAGCAGTCCAGGGAAGAAGAGATGTCCGAGTCAATCACTGGTACTGTACCAGTGTGTCAGAAGGACACACAGCCAAAAGGAGAGGAGTTGGAAAGAGAGAAGATTGGAGGAGTGAGTTTGGACAAGGAGGTTGAGAAAATTGAGCAAGTAGCAATACAGATAATTTCCAAGGTCATTTTGGCAGCAACTGAGGAAGTGCTGTCGGGTTCTGCAGGCGATGCATCCCCTTGGCTCTGCCAGGCCAGCCGAGCTGAGGCTCCTCTGGGGATGGAGAGTgttgctgcctctgctcaggTGCCTGTGGAGGGAGCCACAGCGGCCGATGAGAGCGTGGCTGCAGGGAGCGGTGCAGAGGAGCACGGTCAGGGCGTGACAGATTGTTCATCACACGTTTGTTGGGCCAGCCCTGTTCAGGGGAGCACAGAGGACTGTCAGGTGAAGAGCTGCGTGTGCAGCGAGTCCCAAGGAGTTGGTCGGACTCATGTGGAGAACTCTCTGGAAAAGTCACCTTTGTCCATGGAGGACTCTGGGTATGGCACGCACACACCCGGAGGTGGGACGAGTGTGGAGGAGcccctgcagagcacagtgctgtCTGTCACATCAGAGCAGCACTCGGACTCACTGAGCACATCCTCAGCCCCAGACACgtctgctgagcagagcttggTACCAGGGGAGACCCCCTCTGCTCCGGGGCTGCCTGAGGGCAGCACAGTGCCCTACAGCAATGGGATCCTGAAAGAGGATGGGCCTGACATGAGTCAGGAGTGTAGCAGTGCTCCGGGCACGGATGGAGACCACTCAGAAG GTTCAGATGTAAATAGTGTGGATTTTGTGGACAGTGGCAATGCCATGAGGAAGACAGTGGCTCGCCAGAACGCGAAGCTGGAAGGAGGCTCCAGCAAGCCAGACTTCGTTATCTGGGAAATTGAGGTCCCAAAG GAGTTAGTCGGCCGCTTGATTGGCAAACAGGGGAGGTTTATGAGCTACCTGAGACAAGCATCTGGTGCCAAGATTTATGTCTCAACACTACCTTATTTCCGTGACTCCCAAGTCTGTCACATCGAAG GCACCTCACATCAAGTAGAGAAAGTCCTGAGCCTGATTGGCAAGAAGTTCAAAGAGCTGTGTCTCACCAACATCTACACCCTCCCTCCGCCGATGCCGCTGCCGCTTCACTCCCTGCTCGTGTCCGCCTGG CTGTTCCTCCCCGATGGAGTCACTGTGGAGGTGGTGGTGGCACACCAGGTGGATGCAGGGCAcatgttcctgcagcagcacacgCACCCCACGTTCCACGTGCTGCGCAGCCTCGACCAGCAGATGTTCGCCTGCTACTCTCAGCCTGAAATTCCAACCCTGCCCACTCCGGTAGAAG TTGGTATtatctgtgcagctccaggcctgGATGGGGCATGGCTCCGGGCTCAAGTCATCAGCTACTTCGAGGAGACCGATGAAGTGGAGCTCAAATACGTGGACTATGGAGGATATGATAAAGTGAAGGTTGACACACTCAGGCAAATCAG GTCTGATTTTTTAACTCTACCTTTCCAAGGAGCAGAAGTTTTACTTGACAATGTGGTGCCACTTCCAG aTGAGGATCACTTTTCCCCAGAAGCCGACGCCGCTGTCAGTGAGATGACCAGAGGTGCTGTCCTCGTGGCACAG gTCACAAATTATGACAGTGTCACAGGGCTGCCACTGATACAGCTGTGGAACTTGATGGGAGATGAG GTGGTGTCAATAAACAGGACTCTGGTGGAAAGAGGGTTTGCTCGGTGGCTCGACTACTAG